In Bradyrhizobium symbiodeficiens, the genomic stretch ATATCTTCAAGCCGAACGAGGAGATCAACGCGATCGAGCCGGGCAGGCATTATGGCTGGCCCTATTGCTACGATCTGTCGACGCCGAGCCCGGAATTCAGAAACGTGCTTCAAGGCGGGGTCTACAAATCGCTCTGCACGGCCAACGCCCTCTACAAGCCGCCGCTCTCGCTGATGCCGCCGCACGGCGCGCCGCTCGCGATGCTCTATTATCACGGCAATAAATTCCCGGAGCTGGAGGGCAAGCTGCTGGTCGGTCTCCACGGCTATCGTCCGACCGGCAGCCGTGTCCTCGTCTACGATGTCGACGATCACGGTTTCCCCAAGCCTTCCCCGGCGCCGGTGCATTACCGCGTCAGCTGCGCCGCCGATCCGGCGCGCAGCTTTCAGACCGGCACTGGCGAGGTCGCCGCCGCGCCGTTCGATGAGCTGATCGCAGGCTGGCACCGCGTCAACGGCGCGCGGCCGCAAGGTGCGCCCGTCGGCATGATCGTTGCCGAGGACGGCGCGATCTGGCTGGTCGAGGACAAGAACCAGACGGTGATCCGCATCGATCGTGCCGCGGGTGATCCGCCGCCACCGCTGCCGTGCGATATGCGCAGCCAGGCGATGATCGACCAGCTCGCGGCTTTCGTCGCTGGGGATGCGCAGAACAACGCCCGGCTGATCACGCTGCGAAAAGGCCTCGTCGAGAAGCATTGCCTCGGCTGCCATTCGGATTTTGGTTTGAAGGGCGGCCTATCGGAGGCGGAGAAGGACGCGGCGGTGCTCCGCTTCATGCTTTCGCAGGACGGCTGGATCTATCCCGGCGATCCCGGCGCCGGCAGACTGCGCACGCGCCTGCGCGGCATCGGCGCCGGGAAGCTGATGCCGCCGGGCGGCGAGGGCCTGCCGAAGACCGAGCCCGGCTACGCGCGGCTGCTCGACACCATGGATGTGCTCGTCGCGACAATGGTTCCGGGCACACGGATGCGGATCAAGCCGGGACCACCGCAGCGCAAGTTCTTCGGCAAAACCAGCAAGGAATGCGGCGAAATACCGGCTGCGAAGGTCGTGGTCGTGACACAAAGGAACGCTGTAGACAAACCCGGCTTCAGCCGATTCTTCCGGCCGGCCGATCCCTATCTGAATGGCGAGTGCAGCGACGGCGATGGCTATTACATCCGGCAGGAATTTCTGGTGCCTGTGCAGTAGCGTCCTCATCGTCGTTGCGACGGCGTCCGCCCGAGCAGAGACGAAGCTGTTCGAGAGCGCGCAGGTGACGCCTCCCGGCGAATACACTCATGGCATCGAGGGTCCCGCGGCTGACCTCGAGGGCAATTTGTTCGTGGTCAATCTCGGCAAGCCCGGCACCATCGGTCGGCTGCCCGCCGGTGGCACCGCGTCGGAGCCGTTCACGGTGCTGCCCGAGGGCAGTGTCGGCAACGCCATCCGTTTCGATCGCAGCGGCACCATGTTCATCGCCGACTACAAGAAGCACAACATCTTCGCGATCGCGAAGGGGACGACCGAGCCGTCTCTCTGGTTTCACTCCGACGAGATGAACCAGCCCAACGACATCACGGTCGCGCGCGAGGGCACGATCTATGCGAGCGATCCGAACTGGAAGGGCCGGGAAGGCCATATCTGGCGGATCGCGAAGGCCGCCGACGGTACGGTACAGGGACAGATCATGTCGGCGCCGCGTGCGATGGGCACCACCAACGGCATCGATCTCAGCCCCGACGGCAAGACGCTCTATGTCGGGGAATCCAGCAACGGCCAGATCTGGTCCTATGCGATCAACGGCAGCGAGCTCTCTGCCGCAAAACTCGTCAAGGCGTTTCAGCCCGACACCGTCGACGGACTGCGCACCGATATTGCCGGCCGGCTCTATGTCGCGCGCATTCTCAAGGGCACGATCGCGCTGATGAAGCCGAATGGCGCGGTCGAGCGGGAGATCGCGCTGAAGGCCAAGGAGCCGACCAATCTCGCCTTCGGCGGCAGCGACGGCAAGACGGTCTTCGTCACCCAGCGCCAGGGCGGCTTCATCGAGTCCTTCCGCACCGATCAGCCGGGTCGCGAGCATTGCCTGCAGCGCGGGCGCTGCTGAGCCCCGATCTGCTTCCGTCGCAGGGCGAGACGGCATTCTTCTTGCTTGCATCTGGCCGCCGCAACGATCAAGACGTCTGTGGCACCGCCTGAACAGCATGCAAGCACGGAGTGTTTGAGTGAAAGCCGTCCATACCGAACTGCACCGCAGCCACGATCCGCAATTCTTCCTGGTCCGCGGTGTCGTCAAGCGCACCACCGAGCAGCCGGAGCGCGCCGACCGCCTGCTGAAGGGCTTGAAGGACGGCAAGCACCAGCTGGTCGAGCCGACCACATTCGGACAGGGGCCTCGCGCGCGCATTCACAGTCCGGAATATCTGTCGTTCCTGAGCGAAGCCTGGGACGCCTGGACCGCGCTCGGCGATTCCGGTCCGGAGATGATCGGCAACATCCATCCGGTGCGCCATGCCGCGACCTATCCGACCCATATCGTAGGCCGACTCGGCTGGCATACCGCCGACACCGCGGCGCCGATCGGCCCGGGCACCTGGGCTGCGGCATGCGCAGCGACCGACGTTGCGGCCACGGCCGCGCAGATGGTGATGGATGGCGAGGATGCGGTCTACGCGCTCTGCCGTCCGCCCGGTCATCACGCCTATCGCGACATGGCCGGCGGCTTCTGCTTCCTCAACAACAGCGCGATCGCTGCCGCGCATCTGCGGCAGAAGCACGAGCGCGTCGTGATTCTCGACGTCGACGTCCATCACGGCAACGGCACCCAAGGCATCTTCTACGCCCGGCCCGACGTCTACACAGTGTCGATCCACGCCGATCCCGTTGCCTACTATCCTTATGTGTGGGGCTATGCGCATGAGCGCGGCGAGGGACCCGGCCTCGGCACCAATCTCAACATCCCGCTCGCGATCGGTACCGGCGATGACAGCTACATCCAGGCGATGGACGTCGCGCGCAAGGCGATCGAGTCCTTTGCCCCCGGCGCGCTCGTGATCGCGCTCGGCTTGGATGCCTCCGAACACGATCCGCTCAAGGGCCTCGCCGTGACCACGCCGGGCTTCCGCCGCATCGGCCAGGCCATCGCCAGGATGGGCCTGCCGACCGTGTTCGTGCAGGAGGGCGGTTATCTCTCGGATATTCTGGGGGCGAACCTGACCTCGGTGCTGGCGGGATTCGAAGAGGCGCGGTGAGGCCGCGTCCGCGGCGGCGTCATTCAGCCGCTTCCTGGAGCGGCCAGGCATTGCGGCTGATGGGAAGGCCACCGTCCGCACGGGAGCCGTCGGCGATCGCGAGGCGATGCGAGGGCGAGGGCGAGCACAGCGAGAAGCGCCAGCCGTCGGGATCGTCGGCGATATCGGGCTTGAAGCTGATCTCGATGGCCTCGTGCGAGACCTGCATCGCGAAGGCGTCGAGCGGCAAATTGAGCCCGAAGCCCCTGGCCTTCAGATAGGCTTCCTTGAGTGTCCAATAGTCGAAGAAGCGCTCGGTCGCAGCCGGCTCCGGCAGTGCGCGCAGCGTTTCGATCTCCTCCGGCGCAAAGAAGCGAAGCGCCGTGGACAGCGGGGCCACCCGCCGCGACACGGTTTCGACGTCGACGCCGACGGATTCATGCCGCGACACGACGCAGGCGACGCAGCCGTCGGCGTGGGACAGGCTGAAGTGCAGAGCGCTCGATGTCACGGGCGCTGCGACAAACGGCCGCCCGTAGCGGCCGGCTGCAAAGGACCAGTCCGACGGCGCGACGTTGGAGGCGATCTGCGACAGCGCCAGGCGCAGCATCGCGTGCGCGAAAATATATTGCCGTCGATGCCGCTCGAACATGAAGCGATCGGCACGGATCCGTTCATCGACCGAGAGCAGCCGCCGGCACTCCTCGACCGCGCCCGGCGCATCAATGGATTCGATCAATCCGACAAAGAGTTCAATTCTGTCGTTCGCCATCAATTGGGCCTTTAGCGCCAGGCCCGGGGGCAAATCCCCGGTCCCGACGGAAGAAACAACTGAGCAAGAATCAACCACGCAGACCGCTTCTAGCGATCCACCGGGGCGAATTCTTGTCGATTTTCAGGCCGGTTTACAGGCGCAAGCTTGTGCGAGACCCCAGGCTCGACCCGCGAGCGGCCCATCTTTCGGAAAGTGAAGCCTGACGATTCCTGCGCGCCGCGGCCGATGAAGCCTACTTCTTCTCGGCAACCAGTATTTTTGGGAGACCCTTGCGATCCTCGTCGCCCAACGATGTACTCTTGAAAAATTCAATCACACCCATAACGACCCCCCAGTCGAAAATATTCGTCCAAATCAAAACGCAGGAACAATCTTGCGCGGTGGCGCCAAATAATCAAGCTGCAACTGGGTCATTCACAGCTTTGGCGGGTGAACCCCGTAATCATCCGCGATGGCCGAGAGCTCCGTCGCTTCAGCCGAGCGTGGTCCGAACGGTGCCGCCGGATGGCTAACGCATCGTTTCATTTTACCTTGATTGCGAATGGACGTATCCAATGCATGCCGACGCCGCTATGAGTACGGCCTGATGGCCATTTGAGCGCGCCCATGCATTCCGTTGCCCTGCTGACTGCCAGCTATGCCAAGGATATCGAACGCTTTTCGCTGCTCAGCGAGAGCATCGACACCTGGCTCACCGGATACACGCGGCATTATGTTCTCGTTAACGATGAGGATTTGCCGCTGTTCGCGCGGTTCGCGTCCGACAAGCGGGTCATCGTTCCGGCCTCGCGCTATTTGCCGAAATGGCTGTTCGCGCTGCCGCCGGCGCTCCAGTTCATCAGCAAGCGGCGGGTCTGGCTGTCGCTGCTGTCGTCGCCGGTGCATGGCTGGCACATCCAGCAGATCCTGAAGATCGTCGGCGTCCTCAATGCGCCCGAGCAGCGCGTCTGCATCCTGGATTCGGACAATCTGTTCTTCCGCGAATTCGACGTCGGCCAATATGCCGGCGCCGAGAAGACGCCGCTGTTCGTCACGCCGAAGGACATCGGCGCCGATCACCCCTTGCATGGGTTGTGGCTGCGCACCGTCGATCAGCTTCTCGGCATCAAGGAGCGCTCGTTCCCTGCCGACGATTACGTCGGCAACGCGCTGGTCTGGGACAAGGGCACCGCGCGTGCGATGACCGATGCCATCAAGTCGGCGACCGGCTTGAACTGGGTTCTGGCGCTGTGCCGGAAGAAGAAGTTCTCGGAATATCTGATGTACGGCCACTTCGTCGCGAACTCGCCCGAGCACCTGGCCGCCCATCGGGTCACCGAAGACAGCATCGCGGTCTCGCATTGGGACGACACGCCGCTCGACCGTCCGGCCATCGAAGCGCTGATGCGCGCCGCGAGGCCCGAGCAGGTCGCGCTCTGCATCCAGTCCTATTCGTCGACCTCGGTCGATGACATCCGCGACGTGTTCCGGCTCAGCTCGCGCGATCGCCGCGCTCCGAGCCTTGCACCCGACCATATCGACGACGCGGCCGAGTTCGAGTTAAAGGCGCGCAGCTAAGCTCGCGCCTTCACGCGTCCTTTGTGAACTTGCTGATCACGTCCATGAACGGCTTCGGTTTGAACTCGCCGTCGAGCGGCAGCGGGCGGTTCGGCTGCTTGTCCGCGCGGGCAAAGGTGCCGTTGATCCAGCTGTAGCGGTCCGAGAGGCCCCAGGTCAGGATCGAGCGGACCGGTCCGCTGGTCGAGATCGCCGTCAGCAGGTCATTGACGCGCTTGGCGACGATGGCGTCGCGCTCCGCCGGATTGCCCGTCAGCTTCTGGTCGTCGACGTCGAGCTCGGTGACATAGACCTCAAGGCCCCACGAGCGCAGCTCGGTTACGAACTCGGCCAGCCCATGGGTGTCGATCTCGAGCTCGGCATGGAGGTGCGATTGCAGCCCCACGGCGTGAAGCGGAACGCCCTGGTCGAGCAGGTCCATGATCAGGTGACGATAAGCCGCGCGCTTGGCAATGAAGGAGTCCTTGGCGGACTCGATGTCATATTCGTTGATCGCGAGCTTGACGAAGGGATCGGCTGCAGCCGCCGTGCGGAAGGCCAGCGGAATCCAGCTCTGGCCGAGATGCTGGGTCCAGAACGTGTCGCGCCGGTCCTTCGGGCTGCGGGGATTGTCCGGGATCGGCTCGTTGACGACGTCCCACGACGTCAACTTGTCCTTGTAGTAGGAGACGACGGTGCCGATGTGATCGACATAGGCGCGCTCGACGCCCCTGGTGTCTTTGATCTGCTTGGCCCAATCCGGAATGTCGTGATACCAGGCCAGCGCGTGGCCGCGCATCGTCAGGTCGTTGTCCCTTGCGAAATCCAGGATCGCATCGGCGCGCTCGAAATTGAACGTGTGCGCGTTCGGCCGCAGCATCGGCCATTTCAGTTCGAGCACCGGCACCACCTGGGTGCAATAGGTGCTGACGGCTTCGCCGAGCCTGGGATCGGCTTGCAGGTCCCAGAGCGTGGCCGCCGCGCCGAACCCCTGATGGCGCTGCGCCAGCTTCGACGCCGGCGCCGCCGACACGGATGCGCCTGCCGCGAGTGCCGCGGCGCCGCCAAGGAGAAATTCGCGTCTGTCGAGCCTGATCACGGCAGTCCTTTTTCGAGCCAACGCACCATCGTACCAAGCGTTGCCCCATGACGCCGGGGTTTCGTCTCGTGGGGTTAACTTCCGCCGTCTGCAGGTCATGGTTTCCTTCCATGATCGCGCCTTGCCGTTCGGGGAAGGGCAAATTTAACGCTAACGCGCGAAAGCGGCTTCAGAGCTTCATTCGCCGCACGATCTGCAGACTTATGTGACACTCTTGAGCGATGCTGCGGCGCATTCGCTCGCCCCGCCAAGGCCCCCTTTCAAGGCCGATCCATGAACGGCCGTCACACTCGCAAGACCGCCGCCGGTCCCGTGCTCGCATGCTGAACCGCCATTTCTCGATTTATCTCGTCGCCTACATCCTGCCTGCGGCGGTGGGCTTCTTCGCGGTCACGGCCTATACGCGGCTGCTGACGCCGTCCGAGTACGGCGTCTATGTCGTCGGCATCAGCCTCGCCGGCATCCTGGGTGCGATCTTCTTCGCCTGGATCAAGCTGTCGGTGTCGCGCTATCAGGCGATGTCGTCGGAGGTGGATTTTCGCGGCACGGCAATGGTGGCTTTCGGGCTCACCGTCGCGGTGCTCTGCGCCACGACTCCGCTGGTCTTCCTGTTCCGCAGCGACCTCAGTGTCGAACTGCTGCTCGCCAGCATGTTCGTCGCGATCATGGCCAATGCGGTCGATGTCGGTCAGGAGTTCGAGCGCGCCAAATTGCGTCCCTACCGGTTTGCCGCGATCTCGATCGTGCGCAGCGTGTCGGGCGTCGGCTTCGGCCTGCTCGGCATCTGGCTCGGCTGGGGTGGGTTGGGGCTGCTCGCAGCGTTCGGCCTGGGATCGCTCACCGGCATCATCCTGAACCTCGTCGGCGACCGCACCAAAATCGCACGCTTCGAGCGCAGCCAGTTCATGCAGCTGGCCCGCTACGGCTTGCCGCTGACGCTGGCCGGGCTCTCCGTTGCCGTCTATTCGGCGTGCGACCGGCTGATCGTTGCCTATCTGCTCGGCAAGGATGCCGCCGGCATCTTCGGCGTCGCCGCAGACCTGCCGCGCCAGTTCATGGTCATGATCGCTTCCAGCGTCGCCGCGGCCACCGTGCCGCTGGTGTTCCGGTCATTGTCCGAGAATAACAAGGAGACGACGCGGGAGCGGCTGACCGAAAGCCTCGAGCTGTTGCTCGTCGTCGTCACGCCCGTTGCGATCTGGCTCGCGCTTGCAGCGGATCAGGTCGCCGGCACGCTCGTCGGCGTCGACTTCCGCGCCGGTGTGTCGGCGCTGCTGCCGACCCTGGTGCTGGCCCGCTTCTTCGGTATCGCCAATCAGTTCTACGTGCAGATCAGCTTCCAGCTCGCCGAGCGGCCCTTCATGCTGGCGGCGCAATCCTTCCTCACCCTGGTGCTGAGCGTGGCGTTGATGTTCGCGCTGGTCGGAAGCTACGGTCTCCTTGGTGCCGCGCTGGCGACGCTGGCGACCGAGGCGATCGGCTTCCTCGTCGCAATCGTGCTGATGCACCGGGCCCACCCCGTGCCGTTCGATTTCAACCGGCTCGCCGGCATCGCAATATCGGCTGCGGCGATGGCGGGAACGATCCTGCTGGCGCGATCGCAAACCGGCGGCACCGGCCTCATGGCACTGATCGTCGTGAGCCTTGCGGGCGGTTGCGCCTATGCCGCCGTGGCGTGGCTTCTCAATGTCGCCCAGGTGCGGACGCTGTCGCTGCGCGTCTTGCGGAACTTCAACCGGAAGGCGCTGGGCGTGTAGCGGAGATGCCCGCCGAGCGAGATGCAGGCCGAGGCGGGCGGGGTTCAAGGCGGAAGAGAACCTCTCCTCGAGAGCAATATTGACCAGTAACTTCGGACCCGGCGGTCCATGCTGGCCTTATCACCGCCCCTCATCGGCAATCTTCGGTGACTGAGAGTGCTGTAGTGCTCTCGCCTGATCCGAGGTGCACCGCATGCATTTGCAACATTCGCACACATACAGTTCTCCACCTGCATCAGCCCAAGGTCCGCACTGTCGTTGGTGCGGCGAACCAATGAGCTTTTGGAGGATCCCCGGTCTATCCGCCTTCGGGATCGGAACATTCGGGTGCGCCGGGTGCCAACGAGCTTACTCCGCCGCAATCGAAACAGATCCGATGACATCGGCCGCCGTTCTCTGGATGGACAGCCAAGGTTTGCGGCCACCGACTTGAGCGAGTCCCCCAAATGGAAGATCTGGAAGACTACATCCATCGCGAAAACCTCAAAATCTTCAAGCGGGAGATCGGTCTGGAAAGAGACGCCGTCCGGCGGCGATGGCTCTTGAAGCGTCTGGCCGAGGAAGAAGCGAAGGGCCGGGCCGCGACTTGGCAGGCGGCCGCCGGGAGTACCTCCCCAGGGGCCCCAAAGGGGGAATGTTTGGTGAGCGATACGTACTCAATACCCGAGGAAACCGTGCCGGCGTCGTGAACGGCGCGTCGATTTTTGATCTCTCGGGCAAGAAAGTTTACGATCTTCGGGGGAACAGCATCTACCGCCTCTCGGGCGAGTTGGTCGGCCATACGCTCGGCGCCTTGGGCTCCGACAAGCATCTGGATCGCGACGGCGAAGCGCTGCTAACGGCCCCGGGATCGCCGGAGCCTGAAGAGCTTGGAATCGTCCTGCGCCGCAAAGGCAGCCATCCGCCACCTTGCGGAAGCAAGACGCCTGCGCCGGATCATCTCCGACACCCCGTCCGATCGCCTCAAGAAGAGGTGATCTGTCGTCCCTGGCGGGGCCCGGTCGACCAGAAATCTATTTCAGCGGCGACCGCACCCTGGTCGCAGCATCGTAGACCAGGATCTGCAGCATCGGGAATCTGCCGAGCAACTCGGTGCCGGCTGCCCGCGCAGCCGCTTCGCTTTCATGACGGGTCTTGAAGTGGCCGTCGACGATAAGCGAGAAGCCATCGGCCGGGGCTACATCGGCTCTTTGAATCGTTCTCGGCTCGATCTCTTCGACTTGCATGGTCGGCCTTTTCATGAGGTGCCTTCAATCGTTGCAGGAGATGGCTCGAGGCCCTCGCCTTCAGTCGCTTCAGTCGTCCCTCACGATCTCAGGCTTGTCGTACAAGACCGCGTTCAGGAGGGAACTGTGAACCTCGATCTTGCCGTTGTAGGAGATGAAGCCGAGCTTGCGAAACTTGTTCATGAAAAAGCTGACGCGGGATCGGGTTGTCCCGATCATCTCCGCGAGCGTCTCCTGGCTGACCTTCGCCGAGATGGGTTGAGTGGCGCCGTCCGTGCCGAAATTCGCCAGTAGCAGCAGCAGACGCGCAAGCCGCTTCTCGCTCGAATTGAACAATTGGTCGATCAGATCTTCTTCGATGCGGCTGTTTCGACTGAGCAGATACGCCATGAACAATTCGGAGAACTTTGGTTCGGCCCTGAGTACGACGAGCATCGCTGATTTCGCGATGGACGTGATCAGACATTGCTCCATCGCCACCGTCGTCGAAATCCGCAAGGGATGGCCGTTCAGGCAGCCCTCGCCGAAGAATTGTCCGGGCTCCATGATTCCGACCACGGCCTCCTTGCCCTGTTCGGAGACAACGAGAACCTTGATCCGGCCTTTTTGAAGGTAGAAAACAGCATCCGCGGCGTCGCCTTGCGAGAACACGACCTGGTTCTTGTCGAACTTCAATATGGCTTTGCCCTGGCCGACCTTGGCGAGGAAGAGTTTTGGATCGAACGCGCTTTTCGCCGCCTTTGGCATGATGTCGTTAAAACCTGATGTGAGAGTTCGAGCCTAGCAGGGCTTGGCGGGGCAAGTTAGGCAAATCTCGGTTCCGCCTCGGGCTCGCCCCTGATCCCTATCGGGCAATTTCGGCCGGTCGCCAGGCGACTTGCGTGCGCTCAATGCCGCAGCACAGTCTGGTGCCGGCCCTTCATGAGCGCGGCGTCCAGCTCCGTCTGGCTGATCGCGTAGGACTGGATCAGCAGTTGCGAGGCAGACCTCGCGGGCATTTGATGCAGCGTCTCCACGCGCCGATAGGCGATTCTCGACAACCCTTCGATCTGCTCCTCATCGGTGAGGACGACATATTCACCGGCGGGCGATCGCCCTCCACGTCCCGAAGGACGAACGGATTGGCGAACGAAACGGTGGTCCGCGTTGTTCTGATGGCTGCTACCTTACGCGCTCTGCCTCGCGGCTATTTGGTCGATCTCATCGGATCGTCAAGGGATATCTTGCGAATGTTCCCGCACTTGGAGCACTCGAAGATTCTAAGATCGGGTCCGTCACGAGACGCCCCGACGTGGATCAGCATCATTCGGCTCTGGCAGGCCGGGCACAGCGGTCGTGGTATCGGAATCAACGTCGGTTCTGGACGACTATAGACCTCGGACATATGAAGGTACTCCCCATATGGCGGGGGATGCTGGATCCGAAGCCGCCGCCGATGACAGCCGATTCCGGCCGCGTGGCGGCAAGCATGCCGCGCCATGCTATCCGCCTCTGTTCAATATTGCTCACATTGTCGGAATCGCCGGCAATGAGATCCGCGCGATACGTCGTCCGAACCACGCCACGATTGCCGTCCTATTTTCTTGCCGCGGAAAGCTCCTGGAAGGGTTCAGGCAGCCGCTTTATTTCATGGCCCGGGCGGGAGCCATGTTCGGTTGTGCTTGATAAACGGAGGTCATTCTGCTCATAAGAGGCTGAAATTGCGCTGCAACACGCGCAAAAGAACCCATCGACTAAAGTCGATGGCCAGCGAGGAAACGAAAAGAATGCGCAAGCTCACTTTGGCCATTGCCGTGATTGCCCCGATGCTCGGCCAGGCCGCCTCGGCCGAGGACACCATCAAGATCGGCTACATCGATCCGCTCTCCGGCGGCGGTGCCAGCGTCGGCGAGGGTGGCCTGAAGACCTTTCAGTATCTGGCCGACGAGATGAACGCCAAGGGCGGCATCCTCGGCAAGAAGATCGAGATCGTCGGTCTCGACAACAAGACAAATCCGCAGGAAAGCCTGGTGCAGGCCCAGAAGGCGATCGACTCGGGGGTCCGCTTCATTACGCAGGGCAACGGTTCGTCGGTCGCCGCGGCGCTCTCGGACTTCGTCACCAAGAACAACACGCGCAATCCCGGCAAGGAAGTCCTGTATTTCAACTATGCCGCCGTCGATCCGAGCCTGACCAACGACAAATGCAGCTATTGGCATTTCCGCTGGGATGCGGGCTCCGACATCAAGATGGAAGCGCTCACCAACTACATGAAGGGCACCCCGTCGATCAAAAAGGTGTACCTGATCAACCAGGATTATTCTTTCGGCCAGTCGGTGCGCACCGATGCGCGCAAGATGTTGGGCGCCAAGCGTCCTGACGTCCAGATCGTCGGCGACGAGCTGCATCCGCTGCTCAAGGTCACCGACTTCTCGCCCTACATCGCCAAGATCAAGGCCTCCGGGGCCGACAGTGTCGTCACCGGCAATTGGGGCCAGGACATCGCGCTGCTTCTCAAGGCCGCGGCCGATGCGGGCCTGAAGGTCAACTGGTACACTTATTATGCCGGCGGCGCCGGTGGCCCGACCGCGATCAAGCAGACGGGCCTCGACCACCAGGTCTTCCAGATCACCGAAGGCTTCGCGAACTCAGGCAACCAGTCGGCGATGGACTTCGAAAAGACGTTCCGTGCCAAGGTCGGCCTCTCGCTGTGGTATCCGCGTGCGGTCAACGAGATGCGCATGTTCAAGGCGGCAGCCGAGAAGGCCAATTCGATCGATCCCGTGAAGGTCGCGGCGGCGCTCGAGGACCTGAAGTTCGAGGTTCTCGACGGCGGCCAGGGCGTCATGCGCAAGGACGACCACCAGTTCTTCCAGCCGATCTACATCTCCTCCTTCGGCAAACTCGCCGCCAACGAGCCGTTCGACGAGGAAAACACCGGCTGGGGCTGGCATCTGGTCTCCAAGGTCGACACCGCGCAGGCGATGGTCTCCACGACCTGCAAGATGACGCGGCCGTAATCACCTGGCCCATCGCTCTCCCGCGGCCGTCACCGGTCGCGGGAAGGCGGCGGGCGGAAGGCCTTTGATTGGACGACATTCACCCGGGGCCATCAGGCCCCGGCCAGAGACGAGTGCGCTGTGCTTGAACTCATTGTCATTTCGACCCTGAACGGCGTGCTGTTCGGCATGCTGCTCTTCCTGCTGTCGAGCGGGCTCACCGTCATCTTCAGCATGATGGGCGTGCTCAACTTCGCCCATGCCAGCTTCTACATGCTCGGCGCCTTCTTCGGCTTCCAGCTCACCAAATGGATCGGCTTCTGGCCGGCACTGGTGCTGGCGCCGTTGCTGGTCGGCGCCATCGGCATGGCCGTGGAGCGCTACGGCCTGCGCAACACCCACAAGCACGGCCATGTCGCAGAACTGCTACTGACGTTCGGCCTCGCGTTTGCGATCGAAGAGATCGTGTCGATGATCTGGGGCAAGAGCCCGGTCGACTACCGCGTGCCGACGCTGCTCGACTTCCCGGCTTTCACGATCTTCTCGACCAATTATCCCGCCTACAAGCTCTTCATGCTGGCCGTCTCGATCGTGATCTTCGTCGCGCTGCTGATCGTGCTCAAGCGCACCCGCGTCGGCCTGATCGTGCAGGCGGCCCTGACGCATCCGCATATGGTTGGCCATCTCGGCCACAATGTCGGGCGCGTGTTCATGGCGGTGTTCGGCGTCGGCAGCGCGCTCGCGGGCCTTGCCGGTGTCATTGCCGGTCCTGCGCTGGTGACACAGTCCGACATGGCCGCGGCGCTCGGCCCGATCCTGTTCGTGGTGATCGTGTTCGGCGGGCTCGGCTCCTTGCCTGGCGCTTTCATTGCCTCGCTCGTCATCGGCCTGGTGCAGACTTTTGCGGTGGCGCTTGACGGCTCGCTCGCGAGTGCCTTCGGCCCGCTCGATCCGTCGGCCGGGCCCTCCGTTCTCACCGACATCTGGAAC encodes the following:
- a CDS encoding DUF6492 family protein, with product MHSVALLTASYAKDIERFSLLSESIDTWLTGYTRHYVLVNDEDLPLFARFASDKRVIVPASRYLPKWLFALPPALQFISKRRVWLSLLSSPVHGWHIQQILKIVGVLNAPEQRVCILDSDNLFFREFDVGQYAGAEKTPLFVTPKDIGADHPLHGLWLRTVDQLLGIKERSFPADDYVGNALVWDKGTARAMTDAIKSATGLNWVLALCRKKKFSEYLMYGHFVANSPEHLAAHRVTEDSIAVSHWDDTPLDRPAIEALMRAARPEQVALCIQSYSSTSVDDIRDVFRLSSRDRRAPSLAPDHIDDAAEFELKARS
- a CDS encoding SMP-30/gluconolactonase/LRE family protein produces the protein MAITSGRNFWCLCSSVLIVVATASARAETKLFESAQVTPPGEYTHGIEGPAADLEGNLFVVNLGKPGTIGRLPAGGTASEPFTVLPEGSVGNAIRFDRSGTMFIADYKKHNIFAIAKGTTEPSLWFHSDEMNQPNDITVAREGTIYASDPNWKGREGHIWRIAKAADGTVQGQIMSAPRAMGTTNGIDLSPDGKTLYVGESSNGQIWSYAINGSELSAAKLVKAFQPDTVDGLRTDIAGRLYVARILKGTIALMKPNGAVEREIALKAKEPTNLAFGGSDGKTVFVTQRQGGFIESFRTDQPGREHCLQRGRC
- a CDS encoding histone deacetylase family protein; translation: MKAVHTELHRSHDPQFFLVRGVVKRTTEQPERADRLLKGLKDGKHQLVEPTTFGQGPRARIHSPEYLSFLSEAWDAWTALGDSGPEMIGNIHPVRHAATYPTHIVGRLGWHTADTAAPIGPGTWAAACAATDVAATAAQMVMDGEDAVYALCRPPGHHAYRDMAGGFCFLNNSAIAAAHLRQKHERVVILDVDVHHGNGTQGIFYARPDVYTVSIHADPVAYYPYVWGYAHERGEGPGLGTNLNIPLAIGTGDDSYIQAMDVARKAIESFAPGALVIALGLDASEHDPLKGLAVTTPGFRRIGQAIARMGLPTVFVQEGGYLSDILGANLTSVLAGFEEAR
- a CDS encoding PQQ-dependent sugar dehydrogenase, whose translation is MSYFTSRRERRSLRACAGILAALLGLTSAAASEPLRRSGYAIGAETCGSGDLAFPRIQIDMKAGFCAGLVASEEDRLKFPRAIVQVPGRELFVVADMGGWGHSDGRLLLLDPRGAPGQRFKELLTGIEYPFGLAIGPDRKLYASTAETIFRFDPLADNPRGTVETIIRHMPGRRITLPDGTKVEESAHPLKQFVFDKNGRLFVNVGSHSDDCVTPAPITKPCAAAEGAFAMASIWLFTPPASGVFPALTPKDPDPPHVVYARGLRNSMAMALHPNFPDAGYAFLQGENSRDLPDIFKPNEEINAIEPGRHYGWPYCYDLSTPSPEFRNVLQGGVYKSLCTANALYKPPLSLMPPHGAPLAMLYYHGNKFPELEGKLLVGLHGYRPTGSRVLVYDVDDHGFPKPSPAPVHYRVSCAADPARSFQTGTGEVAAAPFDELIAGWHRVNGARPQGAPVGMIVAEDGAIWLVEDKNQTVIRIDRAAGDPPPPLPCDMRSQAMIDQLAAFVAGDAQNNARLITLRKGLVEKHCLGCHSDFGLKGGLSEAEKDAAVLRFMLSQDGWIYPGDPGAGRLRTRLRGIGAGKLMPPGGEGLPKTEPGYARLLDTMDVLVATMVPGTRMRIKPGPPQRKFFGKTSKECGEIPAAKVVVVTQRNAVDKPGFSRFFRPADPYLNGECSDGDGYYIRQEFLVPVQ
- a CDS encoding 4'-phosphopantetheinyl transferase family protein, translating into MANDRIELFVGLIESIDAPGAVEECRRLLSVDERIRADRFMFERHRRQYIFAHAMLRLALSQIASNVAPSDWSFAAGRYGRPFVAAPVTSSALHFSLSHADGCVACVVSRHESVGVDVETVSRRVAPLSTALRFFAPEEIETLRALPEPAATERFFDYWTLKEAYLKARGFGLNLPLDAFAMQVSHEAIEISFKPDIADDPDGWRFSLCSPSPSHRLAIADGSRADGGLPISRNAWPLQEAAE